The following coding sequences lie in one Arabidopsis thaliana chromosome 3, partial sequence genomic window:
- the PEX12 gene encoding peroxin-12 (peroxin-12 (PEX12); FUNCTIONS IN: zinc ion binding; INVOLVED IN: protein import into peroxisome matrix, fatty acid beta-oxidation, peroxisome organization, embryonic morphogenesis; LOCATED IN: peroxisomal membrane, peroxisome; EXPRESSED IN: 22 plant structures; EXPRESSED DURING: 10 growth stages; CONTAINS InterPro DOMAIN/s: Zinc finger, RING-type (InterPro:IPR001841), Pex, N-terminal (InterPro:IPR006845), Peroxisome assembly, p12 (InterPro:IPR017375); Has 364 Blast hits to 340 proteins in 170 species: Archae - 0; Bacteria - 0; Metazoa - 139; Fungi - 134; Plants - 57; Viruses - 0; Other Eukaryotes - 34 (source: NCBI BLink).), with amino-acid sequence MLFQVGGEGTRPTFFEMAAAQQLPASLRAALTYSLGVFALRRSFLHKILDYEDEFFAALMLILEGHSLRTTDGSFAESLYGLRRKSARLRLRKDSARKDSSEEVQHSGLEKRQRILSVVFLVVLPYFKSKLHAIYNKEREARLRESLWGAEDQGFDEADFFTGDDSIVSREPSGNEELSVRVQLATKIKKFIAVCYPWIHASSEGLSFTYQLLYLLDATGFYSLGLQALGIQVCRATGQELMDTSSRISKIRNHERERLRGPPWLKTVQGALLSCSYAVLDYAQTGLIAAVFIFKMMEWWYQSAEERLSAPTVYPPPPPPPAPKMAKEGIPLPPDRSLCALCLQKRANPSVVTVSGFVFCYSCVFKYVSKYKRCPVTLIPASVDQIRRLFQDT; translated from the exons atgttgtTTCAGGTGGGAGGTGAAGGCACACGCCCCACCTTCTTTGAGATGGCTGCTGCTCAGCAACTTCCTGCTAGCCTTCGCGCCGCTCTCACCTATTCCCTCGGC gtttttgctTTGAGACGATCGTTTCTCCATAAGATTTTAGACTATGAGGATGAATTCTTTGCTGCTCTGATGCTTATTCTTGAAGGACACAGCTTACGAACCACAG ATGGTTCCTTTGCTGAATCATTGTATGGTTTAAGGAGGAAATCAGCGAGATTGAGATTGAGGAAAGACAGTGCCAGGAAGGATTCTAGCGAAGAAGTTCAACATTCTGGTTTAGAGAAGCGTCAGAGAATCCTTTCTGTTGTGTTTCTG GTTGTGTTACCGTATTTCAAGTCAAAATTGCATgctatatataataaagaaagagaggcTAGGCTCCGGGAAAGTTTATGGGGTGCAGAGGATCAAGGATTTGATGAAGCTGACTTCTTCACAGGGGATGATTCAATTGTTTCAAGAGAGCCTAGTGGGAATGAAGAGCTTTCTGTTCGAGTACAATTAGctaccaaaattaaaaagtttatagCTGTCTGCTATCCTTGGATACATGCATCAAGTGAAG GATTATCGTTCACTTACCAGCTCTTATATCTGCTGGACGCTACTGGATTTTATTCTCTTGGGCTACAAGCTCTTGGGATTCAAGTTTGTAGAGCTACAGGGCAAGAACTG ATGGATACATCCTCAAGGATTTCAAAGATTCGGAATCATGAGCGTGAGAGACTTCGTGGTCCTCCATGGTTAAAA ACGGTGCAAGGGGCACTTCTTAGCTGCTCATATGCTGTGCTTGACTATGCCCAAACCGGTCTAATTGCAGCAGTTTTTATCTTCAAA atGATGGAATGGTGGTATCAATCCGCTGAAGAGAGATTATCAGCTCCAACAGTGTAccctccacctccacctcctccaGCCCCAAAG ATGGCCAAAGAAGGAATCCCTCTACCTCCAGACAGATCCCTCTGTGCTTTATGCTTGCAAAAACGTGCAAATCCATCAGTTGTCACTGTCTCTGGATTTGTTTTCTGCTATTCTTGCGTATTTAAGTATGTTTCAAAG TACAAGCGATGTCCGGTGACATTGATTCCAGCCAGCGTTGATCAGATTAGGAGGTTGTTTCAGGACACTTAG
- the PEX12 gene encoding peroxin-12: MLFQVGGEGTRPTFFEMAAAQQLPASLRAALTYSLGVFALRRSFLHKILDYEDEFFAALMLILEGHSLRTTDGSFAESLYGLRRKSARLRLRKDSARKDSSEEVQHSGLEKRQRILSVVFLVVLPYFKSKLHAIYNKEREARLRESLWGAEDQGFDEADFFTGDDSIVSREPSGNEELSVRVQLATKIKKFIAVCYPWIHASSEGLSFTYQLLYLLDATGFYSLGLQALGIQVCRATGQELMDTSSRISKIRNHERERLRGPPWLKTVQGALLSCSYAVLDYAQTGLIAAVFIFKMMEWWYQSAEERLSAPTVYPPPPPPPAPKVINQVALSETYVNITQSTLSKFLFFCNRWPKKESLYLQTDPSVLYACKNVQIHQLSLSLDLFSAILAYLSMFQSTSDVR; this comes from the exons atgttgtTTCAGGTGGGAGGTGAAGGCACACGCCCCACCTTCTTTGAGATGGCTGCTGCTCAGCAACTTCCTGCTAGCCTTCGCGCCGCTCTCACCTATTCCCTCGGC gtttttgctTTGAGACGATCGTTTCTCCATAAGATTTTAGACTATGAGGATGAATTCTTTGCTGCTCTGATGCTTATTCTTGAAGGACACAGCTTACGAACCACAG ATGGTTCCTTTGCTGAATCATTGTATGGTTTAAGGAGGAAATCAGCGAGATTGAGATTGAGGAAAGACAGTGCCAGGAAGGATTCTAGCGAAGAAGTTCAACATTCTGGTTTAGAGAAGCGTCAGAGAATCCTTTCTGTTGTGTTTCTG GTTGTGTTACCGTATTTCAAGTCAAAATTGCATgctatatataataaagaaagagaggcTAGGCTCCGGGAAAGTTTATGGGGTGCAGAGGATCAAGGATTTGATGAAGCTGACTTCTTCACAGGGGATGATTCAATTGTTTCAAGAGAGCCTAGTGGGAATGAAGAGCTTTCTGTTCGAGTACAATTAGctaccaaaattaaaaagtttatagCTGTCTGCTATCCTTGGATACATGCATCAAGTGAAG GATTATCGTTCACTTACCAGCTCTTATATCTGCTGGACGCTACTGGATTTTATTCTCTTGGGCTACAAGCTCTTGGGATTCAAGTTTGTAGAGCTACAGGGCAAGAACTG ATGGATACATCCTCAAGGATTTCAAAGATTCGGAATCATGAGCGTGAGAGACTTCGTGGTCCTCCATGGTTAAAA ACGGTGCAAGGGGCACTTCTTAGCTGCTCATATGCTGTGCTTGACTATGCCCAAACCGGTCTAATTGCAGCAGTTTTTATCTTCAAA atGATGGAATGGTGGTATCAATCCGCTGAAGAGAGATTATCAGCTCCAACAGTGTAccctccacctccacctcctccaGCCCCAAAGGTAATCAATCAGGTAGCATTATCTGAAACTTATGTAAACATCACTCAGTCGACTTtgtcaaagtttttgtttttctgtaaCAGATGGCCAAAGAAGGAATCCCTCTACCTCCAGACAGATCCCTCTGTGCTTTATGCTTGCAAAAACGTGCAAATCCATCAGTTGTCACTGTCTCTGGATTTGTTTTCTGCTATTCTTGCGTATTTAAGTATGTTTCAAAG TACAAGCGATGTCCGGTGA
- a CDS encoding Ankyrin repeat family protein (Ankyrin repeat family protein; FUNCTIONS IN: molecular_function unknown; INVOLVED IN: biological_process unknown; LOCATED IN: plasma membrane; EXPRESSED IN: 25 plant structures; EXPRESSED DURING: 15 growth stages; CONTAINS InterPro DOMAIN/s: Ankyrin repeat-containing domain (InterPro:IPR020683), Protein of unknown function DUF3424 (InterPro:IPR021832), Ankyrin repeat (InterPro:IPR002110); BEST Arabidopsis thaliana protein match is: Ankyrin repeat family protein (TAIR:AT1G04780.1); Has 1133 Blast hits to 894 proteins in 124 species: Archae - 0; Bacteria - 10; Metazoa - 597; Fungi - 29; Plants - 361; Viruses - 4; Other Eukaryotes - 132 (source: NCBI BLink).), which produces MEDYSKYTHSPAHLAVVLRDHAALRRIVSDLPRLAKAGEVTTEAESMESESRADSVSAVIDRRDVPGRETPLHLAVRLRDPVSAEILMSAGADWSLQNENGWSALQEAVCTREEAIAMIIARHYQPLAWAKWCRRLPRIIASASRIRDFYMEITFHFESSVIPFIGRIAPSDTYRIWKRGSNLRADMTLAGFDGFKIQRSDQTFLFLGDGYSSEDGKMSLSPGSLIVLSHKEKEMTNALEGAGAQPTDAEVAHEVALMSQTNMYRPGIDVTQAELVSHLNWRRQERTEMVGNWKAKVYDMLHVMVSVKSRRVPGAMTDEELFAVDEERTAVTNGAETDGFEDVLTPEERLQLNSALQTGNSDAIEDEECEVTDQQENGALKDKKGWFGWNKKGSNTEDTKLKKGSKSAPEDGNQKGKSQKSSMVSDHANEDHGDAKKGKEKKKKKKGVAGDEVKRESEYKKGLRPVLWLTPDFPLTTDELLPLLDILANKVKAVRRLRELLTTKLPLGTFPVKLAIPIIPTVRVVVTFTKFEELQAAEEEFSTPPSSPVFHDAKSSSSENSSPSWISWMRSGKSSDNDSNRYKDEADPFLIPSDYKWIDSAEKKRRMKAKKAKSRRKKQAATKAAGASDSGTRSNHVAEE; this is translated from the exons ATGGAAGATTACTCCAAGTATACTCATAGTCCTGCTCATTTAGCTGTTGTGCTTCGGGATCATGCTGCTCTTAGGCGAATTGTTTCGGATCTTCCTCGGTTAGCTAAGGCTGGTGAAGTTACTACTGAGGCTGAGTCTATGGAGTCTGAGTCTCGTGCTGATTCTGTTTCAGCTGTCATTGATCGCCGTGATGTTCCTGGTCGTGAAACTCCATTGCATCTCGCTGTTCGTCTTAGAGATCCTGTCTCTGCTGAGATTTTGATGTCTGCTGGTGCCGATTGGAGTCTACAGAACGAGAATGGTTGGAGTGCGTTACAAGAAGCGGTTTGCACAAGAGAAGAGGCCATCGCCATGATAATTGCTCGGCATTACCAGCCTCTTGCTTGGGCTAAATGGTGTAGGAGACTTCCTCGGATCATTGCGTCAGCATCTCGGATCCGTGATTTTTACATGGAGATCACTTTTCATTTTGAGAGCTCGGTCATTCCGTTTATTGGCCGCATTGCTCCTTCCGATACTTACAGGATATGGAAACGTGGTTCAAATCTCCGTGCTGATATGACTCTTGCTGGTTTTGATGGGTTTAAAATCCAACGGTCAGATCAAACATTTCTCTTTCTAGGGGATGGTTACTCGTCTGAAGATGGTAAAATGTCCCTATCTCCGGGCTCGTTGATTGTTCTTTCGCataaggaaaaagaaatgacAAATGCTTTGGAAGGAGCTGGTGCGCAACCAACAGATGCTGAGGTTGCTCATGAAGTGGCTTTGATGTCTCAGACTAATATGTATAGACCTGGAATCGATGTAACTCAAGCTGAGCTGGTTTCTCATTTGAATTGGAGACGGCAAGAGAGAACCGAGATGGTTGGGAATTGGAAAGCAAAAGTTTACGATATGCTTCATGTGATGGTGAGTGTCAAATCTAGACGGGTTCCCGGTGCAATGACTGATGAAGAGCTCTTTGCGGTTGATGAAGAGCGAACTGCTGTAACAAATGGTGCAGAGACCGACGGCTTTGAAGACGTACTAACACCTGAGGAAAGACTCCAATTGAATTCCGCGCTTCAGACTGGAAATTCCGATGCCattgaagatgaagagtgTGAAGTTACTGATCAACAGGAAAACGGAGCTCTCAAGGATAAGAAGGGCTGGTTTGGTTGGAATAAGAAAGGCTCAAACACTGAAGATACAAAGCTCAAGAAAGGCTCAAAGTCTGCGCCAGAAGACGGGAACCAGAAAGGGAAAAGCCAGAAATCTTCGATGGTATCTGATCATGCAAATGAGGATCATGGAGACGCAAAGAaaggaaaggagaagaagaagaagaagaaaggtgtTGCCGGAGATGAGGTTAAGCGTGAGAGTGAATACAAGAAAGGACTAAGACCGGTCTTGTGGTTAACACCGGACTTTCCTCTTACGACAGACGAGCTTTTACCGCTCCTTGACATATTAGCTAACAAGGTTAAAGCCGTTAGGAGACTCAGAGAGCTTCTCACAACTAAACTTCCGCTAGGCACATTCCCTGTAAAG CTCGCCATTCCCATTATTCCTACGGTTCGAGTTGTTGTTACTTTCACCAAATTTGAAGAACTTCAGGCAGCTGAGGAGGAGTTCTCAACACCTCCTTCTAGTCCGGTATTTCATGATGCAAAGTCGTCTTCTTCAGAGAACTCATCACCATCATGGATCTCATGGATGAGAAGTGGCAAATCAAGTGACAATGATAGTAACCGTTACAAAGACGAGGCTGACCCTTTCTTGATACCTTCAGATTACAAATGGATCGATTCAGCTGAGAAGAAACGTCGAATGAAAGCTAAGAAAGCTAAGAGCAGGAGGAAGAAACAAGCGGCTACAAAAGCCGCTGGTGCTAGTGACTCGGGTACCCGTTCAAATCATGTAGCCGAAGAATGA
- a CDS encoding endoribonuclease (endoribonucleases; FUNCTIONS IN: endoribonuclease activity; INVOLVED IN: biological_process unknown; LOCATED IN: endomembrane system; EXPRESSED IN: 22 plant structures; EXPRESSED DURING: 13 growth stages; CONTAINS InterPro DOMAIN/s: Protein of unknown function DUF71, ATP-binding domain (InterPro:IPR002761), Rossmann-like alpha/beta/alpha sandwich fold (InterPro:IPR014729), Endoribonuclease L-PSP (InterPro:IPR006175), Endoribonuclease L-PSP/chorismate mutase-like (InterPro:IPR013813); Has 2752 Blast hits to 2664 proteins in 980 species: Archae - 283; Bacteria - 1591; Metazoa - 282; Fungi - 177; Plants - 40; Viruses - 0; Other Eukaryotes - 379 (source: NCBI BLink).) — translation MKVVALVSGGKDSCYAMMKCIQYGHEIVALANLLPVDDSVDELDSYMYQTVGHQILVGYAECMNVPLFRRRIRGSSRHQKLSYQMTPDDEVEDMFVLLSEVKRQIPSITAVSSGAIASDYQRLRVESICSRLGLVSLAFLWKQDQTLLLQDMIANGIKAILVKVAAIGLDPSKHLGKDLAFMEPYLLKLKEKYGSNVCGEGGEYETLTLDCPLFTNASIVLDEYQVVLHSPDSIAPVGVLHPSTFHLEKKGNPDSHSPEEESSLVSEVLGDGPNTSDSTRQRDNGIVDLVEHTSNRLHISRAEKHNTFSICCWLEDSSESSKGLKEDLETVLTELESQLLKHGYNWQHVLYIHLYISDMSEFAVANETYVKFITQEKCPFGVPSRSTIELPLVQAGLGKAYIEVLVANDESKRVLHVQSISCWAPSCIGPYSQATLHQSVLHMAGQLGLDPPTMNLQTEGAIAELNQALTNSEAIAESFNCSISSSAILFVVFCSARTKQSERNQLHEKFVTFLGLAKSSRRVQNVLDPMFLYILVPDLPKRALVEVKPILYVEEDTDTEDETSRDQSGEGHYSIWGYKPEKWHQDCVQKRVVDGKVCVAVLSISAELMRKLQGEEEELEIVSRFCVYLLNKTLSENSFSWQDTTSLRIHFSTSIGVSVERLSAIFVSAFRELNEMSDGVKMDSLKEPIFNLVPVLGAGNSSASLDNIITCELFALRS, via the exons atgaaggtCGTGGCTTTAGTGAGTGGAGGCAAAGATAGCTGTTATGCTATGATGAAGTGTATCCAATACGGTCACGAG ATCGTGGCATTGGCTAATTTGTTGCCGGTTGATGATTCCGTCGATGAATTGGACAGCTATATGTATCAAACT GTAGGCCACCAGATTTTAGTGGGTTATGCAGAATGTATGAATGTGCCATtgttcagaagaagaatccgAGGTTCTTCAAG GCATCAGAAACTTAGCTACCAAATGACTCCAGATGATGAAGTGGAAGATATGTTTGTCTTGTTAAGTGAAGTGAAGAGACAGATACCTTCCATCACTGCAGTATCGTCTGGTGCCATTGCATCAGACTACCAACGACTGCGTGTGGAGAGTATTTGTTCAAGGTTAGGCCTTGTTTCTTTGGCATTTTTGTGGAAACAAGATCAGACATTGCTTCTTCAGGACATG ATAGCAAATGGGATCAAAGCTATTTTAGTCAAG GTCGCGGCAATAGGGTTAGATCCCTCAAAGCATTTAGGGAAAGACTTAGCCTTCATGGAACCATATCTTTTGAAGTTAAAAGA GAAATATGGAAGTAATGTTTGCGGGGAAGGAGGAGAATATGAAACTCTGACTCTAGATTGCCCGCTTTTCACT AATGCGAGTATCGTGCTTGATGAATATCAAGTTGTGCTACACTCTCCAGATTCCATTGCACCTGTTGGTGTTCTTCATCCATCTACGTTCCATCTTGAAAAGAAAGGGAATCCAGACTCCCATTCCCCTGAAGAGGAATCAAGTTTAGTGTCTGAGGTACTAGGAGATGGTCCTAACACATCAGATTCTACTCGCCAACGAGATAATGGAATCGTTGATCTAGTTGAACACACAAGTAACAGACTTCACATATCAAGGGCTGAGAAACACAACACGTTCTCCATCTGCTGCTGGTTGGAAGATTCTAGTGAATCGTCAAAAG GTCTGAAAGAAGATCTCGAGACTGTTCTTACAGAACTTGAATCCCAGCTTTTAAAACACGGGTATAACTGGCAGCATGTATTGTACATTCATCTATATATCTCTGACATGAGTGAATTTGCTGTGGCGAATGAGACATATGTGAAATTTATCACACAAGAGAAGTGCCCTTTCGGTGTTCCTTCCCGTAGTACAATAGAACTTCCTTTGGTACAAGCGGGTCTTGGAAAAGCTTACATCGAGGTTTTAGTCGCGAATGACGAAAGCAAAAGAGTTCTCCATGTACAAAGTATATCTTGCTGGGCACCTAGCTGCATTGGACCTTACAGTCAG GCCACTTTGCACCAGAGTGTTCTTCACATGGCTGGACAATTAGGACTTGACCCTCCCACGATGAATCTTCAAACCGAAGGCGCAATTGCTGAGCTAAATCAAGCATTGACGAACAGTGAAGCAATAGCAGAGTCTTTTAACTGCTCAATCTCCTCATCAGCTATACTCTTTGTGGTTTTCTGTTCAGCACGCACAAAACAATCAGAGAGGAACCAACTTCATGAAAAGTTTGTTACTTTCTTGGGTTTGGCAAAGTCTTCTCGGAGGGTACAGAATGTCCTAGATCCTATGTTCCTTTACATTCTTGTCCCCGATCTTCCGAAAAG GGCCCTTGTTGAAGTGAAACCTATTTTATACGTGGAAGAAGATACAGACACCGAAGATGAAACCAGCCGAGATCAATCGGGTGAAGGACATTACAGTATTTGGGGATATAAGCCAGAGAAATGGCACCAAGATTGTGTGCAGAAACGAGTTGTTGATGGGAAAGTGTGTGTGGCCGTTCTCTCTATCTCAGCTGAACTAATGAGGAAACTtcagggagaagaagaagaactggAGATAGTATCAAGATTCTGTGTATATCTTCTCAACAAAACCTTGTCTGAAAATTCGTTTTCTTGGCAAGACACTACG AGCTTAAGAATACACTTCTCTACTAGTATTGGTGTGTCCGTAGAGAGATTATCGGCCATTTTTGTGTCTGCGTTCAGAGAGCTTAACGAGATGAGTGATGGAGTAAAAATGGACAGTTTGAAAGAACCTATCTTCAATCTCGTCCCTGTCCTTGGTGCTGGAAACTCTTCTGCTTCACTCGACAACATAATCACCTGTGAACTATTTGCCCTAAGGTCGTAG